From Rissa tridactyla isolate bRisTri1 chromosome 10, bRisTri1.patW.cur.20221130, whole genome shotgun sequence:
TTGCAGGAAGTCTAAACAGCAGTGTACATGATGCTTTCATTTGTAACGCTTTGCACACTCCTTGTGTGCAAAAAACCACTGAAATAAGACTAAGGGTCTGATTTCCTGTCGGACAACCTTTAATAAAGCATTGTGAAATCTGTCAttgtaaaagagaaaatgtaaataGTTGTTTCTAATATCTTTTTCTCTACAtataaaacagatgaaaaattgaAACTCCTGAAGAGATTGGAAAGGAATCTCATGCtttcacaaggggaaaaaaatgataaaagctCATCCCATGAGTCCACGGATGAAGATACACGAggtaaaaaggttttattttatttttccctgacaCATAATTCAGTCTGATTGCATGTTCATAAGAGATTCACATAGGAGATTTGCAGTGCTGATGTAGTATGTGTTTAAAATAAGAGCTGTCTCGCTACACCCCTTTATACAAATTATTCCATCTTCaaaatttgctattttttttctcctattcaGCCAGCTTTGAAGAGAGCTCAGAGGCAAAAGCAGTTAATAATGATCCTTGCATTTCAAAGCCTTGATTTTTACCTACATATCCCACAGCCATTATCATATTATGAGCAAACAATTACAGTGCTTTTGTTTCTGATACTGCtgggacatttttcttttatctgataAAAAAACACTTTCTCTATGCAGACAGTGATGAGGAAGATTTAGGAAGACAGAAGACCGAAGGGCAATTACTTGGAGGTAGGACAAAGTGACAACAGTGTTGTTTTTTACTAGGGACAACCAACATAAATCCAAAAAAGGATAATTTCTGGCATTCTTTGGTTTGACTTCTGAACAAAGGTATATTAATGTGTGTAGACATAGGAAAAGGATGGGTCAGAATTTGGCTGTAGGAAAGGCATTTCCTACAATATGAAGCTCAAGTAATACTAACACTCAGCCATGCTCTGGGGTTAGAGTTGAACCAGGAGAACAGCAAAATCTACTGCGGTGGGAGAAGTCCTGCTGCCTGGGTCTGCACAGTTGCCACCAAAATGCAGCAAGAGCTTTGAAAACATGTCCCGCAGCCACTGTTTACAGGGTCTGCCGTCAGCCCTCAGCGCTGACCGGCGATCATCAGCAAGGACCACACCTTGAATCTTCTTCCCAaggttttccctttccttccaaaggaaaaatggaaaataagtacAACGCAGATGAAGAAAATGTGCTGTGTCAACACACAAAGATAGCTATCAGCTTATGGTATAGAACCAGGGATGTAAAAATGTTAAGGCTTAAATCATTTAATTACTGTCTTAAAGTGATTGTGGCCCAGATGTAAGAGCAACTCATTTAAATTGACATTAGGAGAGGTAATTTGTCTCACAGGAAACCGATTCTACCTGACACCAGCTATTGTGAGAGATGAAATATGGGGGATTAATGATCCATTCATGTTTTCCACTTTCAAACTGCGTAACCCACAACAGAGCTGCCCTCCCTAATGCGTTAGAGTTGGTATCTACCTTGTCACTTTTACACAACCACACTCATTTCAATGGAGTTGTGTGGGCTAGGACTGGCGGCACGATATGCATGCTCATTATAGATATTAATCTATATCATCTTTGCATAATATTTTAGGCATACCAGCAGAGGTTGTTCCCTACAGAGATTCAGGTAAGTGCTCCCAGATAACCTTATCCTGCTAGAAGGAAAACTGTAactgcagtttcttctttctgacacgtgtatatattaaaaaatacccCCCGGGCTGTAAATCCATTGCTTTCCAGTTAGCCTGGTGTTGGGCCTGGGCATGCTGCAGACATTCTGTGGCAAGCTTGTCATAGTGGCTGGCTGACAGCACCTGTACAAGGTGTTCTAGCAGATTAACCCATTTTTTTTTGTAGGCCTGCCAGGTTCTCACAAGATCAGCTCACAGCAGTTGTCATCCTTTTTTAGGGGAAAGCTAGCAATTCTATTGGGCAACTATTCAGTCTTTCCTAAGACAGGTAGGCAGTTTTCAGTGTTCCCTGCAGCCCTCTGTCTCCTGCTGAACAGGGACGCGAGATTGGGATGGAGCTGGAACCTGGTTTCTGCAGAACGGTGGTTCTCCACTCTGAACACCACCACCACTTAGCTCAGAGCACGGAGCATTCCCCAACAGAAGATGCCAGGCGAAAGCCAAATGACAAGAAACAGAGCAACGGTACCAGTGGAGAGGCTGGAACAGCCAGCAAGTCTAAAGGCAAATTTCCTTTTATCAGcgcctgctgagcagcagcagaacagatgTAGAAATCCCAGAGCAGGAAATTTTCAGTGGCTTGATTGCGTTAGTGACCTCATGCCTCCTGCTCCCAGGCTAACGCCCCATTCATTAGTTGTGGGAGGCAGACGGCCCAGCAGAGTGGCCTTTTTGAGAGGACACCTGCTCAAGCACTGCTCTTCTGTGGAGCAGGGAATAGCTGCTGTGGCTTGGATTGGCCCAGCTGAGGACAGAGCTGGGAAGAAGACAGAAGTTGCAGCATAATCCCTAGGGGAGGTTTTTGAGTTGCCTATCCCCAAGGAGCTCCATAAAACAGCAGGGTAGAGGAATATATTGTAATACGATATTCTCCCCACATTGCCTGGTGCAGAAAGAGGATTACAGTACTTTTCCAGTTGGCATTTGGCCTCCCCACCTCTCACCATGGCCTCTGTCACTTCAATTCTGGATTACTTCAGTACACCAGACTGAGACACTGACAATATTTAGGCAGTGCAGGACACCGCGCCTGCTGCGTTGGGCAGGCTCAGGTGACACAGACGTGCAGCTCTTGCGATCCCAGCTCTGCTTGGTTCCAGCTTCAGTTCTAGCAACTGAGCATGAACACAGAGGCCATCAATCTCCTACTGCCCAGCTGTTTCAAAGAATCTGGAATAGTGATGGGAATAGTCAGCTTTATTGTTACCTGTTCTTGAGCTCTTTTAACTTCCTTCATTTCCTGGCACTTTTCAAGTACTGTTTTGTCTATACTAAGTCACCAAATAGGCAAATACTCACCATGCTTGCTGGTGCTGATAAGGGTGCGAaacaatatatttgtatttttaccatcagaaataataaaattatgttGCTTTTCAGAGATTACCAGAAGAGAAGAAGATTCCATTGCAGATGGTAaatacaaacaagcaaacagaagttTTTCTTACGGATGCTGACTTTCAGGACTGAGTTTTGCTTAGTGATGATAGCTATACCAGCTCTTTGAGATCTAGATATTTCCTAATCGAAAAGTAAAAGTTTGAGAATAGTTATTAAAATGCACTGTAATGCTTTAATAGAAGAAATACTATGCAAATCATTCCGTGATACAAATTTGCGGTGGGGCTACTGCATTCAGGAGGCAGAGTAATACAGGACAGACATTTGCCAAGTAGGAATTGATGTTCTGATAAATTCTACATCTATAGATCGTTCATACCACTTCACAGAGGAACAGTCATGAGTCAGACTAGTGCAATGCTACGTTAACATTAATAATCAAATAACTGAGTTTGTCGCCAAGCCAGAACTCAATGAATCCagaattcaaaaattaaaaaatgtgactCCAGTAGCAGGTGACCCTGAACAGACCTTCTTGGCAAAGTTTCGTTGCTCCGTGGTTCAAAAGCACAATAGCAGAAGGCTGTAGCTCATTTGGAGCACGTTTCCAGTACTCTCCTGTTACATCTTTAGAGAAAGTTAAATTCACGGCCAGGCAAAGTAAGTGAAATCAGCATTTCAAACTTGCAATGAATCAACTCCCAAAGCTTATGTGCCGCAGACTGCCTGGGGGGAATCTTCTCAAGcgaccaacaaaaaaaaagggaaaaaaaccttctgcTTTGAACACGTCATTGGAAATCTGGTAAAATATTCAGCTCTTTCTGACCTCTGACAATACAGTCggagaaagaacagaatttggcaGCTCTGCTCACAACTAATATAGAGCAAAATGCTCCTTATTTAAACCTCTAAAATTATCTAGCTTGTTCTTATGCTGTTCTTTCTATATATCAGTATAGCTATCTATAGGAGACTAATTGTCAGCTACAGTTCTTAATTtaggaggggtgtgtgtgtgcagaaatACTTCATCAGCAGGCTTCAGTAGATTGGTGGTACTCATACGCTTAGTAATGACGATGGTTATTGTGATGGGCTGTGATTGTGCAAAGCACCCGGGAATCAAACCGAAgctcccttgtcctgctgctttACTCCCCCGCTGTAACTCTGAAACCATTGCTTGTCCCAGGCTAGTCAGAAAGACCCAGAGTGCTCTAAATCACTTCTGTACTGTTAAATGCAACCATCtgataatcctttttttttttttttgtaaaaaaaccctgctctttttgacatgattttaaaattgctaaCTTGATCTTTCTGAAAGGCTTGCAGATCTTTCCTTTGAACAACATTTTACATATATTCTGCTCTGAGAATTGATTTCAAATACAAAAGGGAAATAAACTTAAAACTCCTTAATTTCAGAGTTCCGtggcaataaaaaatatttcttttttgtagcCTATGACGACGAGAACACTCACCTCCATCAGTGTACGGTACGGTGGATGGGCATACGGAAGgatggtaatttttttaattttttttttttctttaaattcaactGATGTCAACCCTGTTGTACCTTAGTCCAAGAATAAGATCTCCAGCTCagaaaaaatggtttgttttgttttgtttttttttcacatgagcACTTAGTTGAAGTGCATCAAGGCTTCTTGATGAAAATTATCAAGGCTTCTCATAAAGACTTGTGTGCGTAAATGTTTTGCACTTGAGTCTAATGTATGAGACAGCTCGTGGAAAAGGACTTTATTTGCTGCGCAATGCACTGTACCTTAAGGCACGTTCATAAGGGCTGTGCCTGCAGTTGTGACCTAATTTTCCCTCTCTATTTCAGATGAATTCTTTCATTTTGTCATTCTTTGCTTTGCGATTGGAGCTTTACTAATTTGCTACTACTACTACAAAGGTAAGGCGAGACTTCGATAGATGGATAAATCATTGCACACTAGAAAAATGAACAAagccaaacatttattttgttgtctCAGATTGGACTGTTTCTCTTGGGATCGGTTTAATCACCTTTGCTTCCCTGGAAACCACTGGGATATACTTTGGTCTAGGTAAGTGTATCTACAGCAGCCGGCTCTGTACCAACACGAAGGACACAAGGTCACAGAGTCATGAACTACGCGAGTCCATCAAACTGCTCGCGCTGAGATTCCTAACTCGTCACATCACTGTCCCGTAACGTCTCATTCACAATTACATAGCCTGGCAGGAGATAAACTGAAGGGAGAGGGCTGACTCATTTTTTGTTCTCCATGATCACAAGTCCCTGCGTCACCTCTTCCTGCAGCAATGGCTGAATGCTGAGTTGCCATGACAACGTACAATTTTAGCAGCAAGGCCGGCTTCCCAGATCCACTCTCTGAGGTGCTGCGCACTCGGGCTGCCGTTCATTCCCCTGGGACTGAGGCGGCTGAACACCCCGAGGAAGAGCTCTCAGCAGAACCTGGATCGCGGCAccaactggaaatatttttaaaaaaaaaaaaaaaaaaaaaaaaaaagagactcttGGCAATCTCTGGGGATGTCGTGGGAAAGGTGCAAGTTACGGCTTCCCAGCTGAGAACAGAATTCTCCTTTGTAATCTTGTGCTAAGGTGTTTGGTAGGTTGTGGATGGTTCTCTCAGGACCTTGTGACAGTTGTGACAGTGCCTTGTCACTGCTTTGTTATTAATGATATCACAAAGTGCTTGCTTAAACAGTAACCTTGGGTTCATTAATATTGCAAGTGTCAGCATTTGGGTTTtgccatttttctattttttaatgttttctgttgctgtctagcttaacttgaaaaaaattgtttgttttcacaATTAGTGTATCGACTTCGGAGCGTACTTGACAGCTTTGTTCCTCTGATTGACAAGTTCAGGCCAGCAGGTAATAGTGATCTTGCTGACTGCATTCCTGTGCCCTGCACCTTCCTGAGCCCTTCATTTTGGTCAAGTCTTAAGACCAGCTTATCTAAATTACAATTTCCAATcttcttttcttaattaaaaaaaaaaaacaaaccaaaataaatattttactacaGTCTATTGCAGCTGCTTGGGTTTGAATATGAATTATTCTTGCCTCTTTCCATGTGGCAgagcattttcacatttttaatactCTGCCTTCTATGGGGTATTAAGTATTTCCTGACAATGCCTGAATAAGGATTCTTTAGCTCAATTAAAAACTCAGGGAATGGGGTAGGTTTCTCTTGTTGGGTCTTCAGAGAGACTCCAGGCTCACGTTTATCTATGTTCATGAACACAAAATACGAAGAATGTTGAAAAGCTGCATAGCTACGTGACAATTTGAACACAGTAGTCCtgacagttgtctttttttcatctGCAGGTATGAGGAAAGCTGCCTAGGAGGAGTAACTCAGGAGAGTGCCACAAACCCCTGCGGTCTGAATATCTGGTGTTAAAAGAACTGCTTTATGAGGCAATCATAAAAACCTAATGGCTAGCGTGCAATATTGAAATGTTAAACCACAGAAAGAGATCATTCCCTCCCCTCAAAAATAAAGCTGGAACTGTGGTACAGGGTCCCATTCTTTCTTCTGAAGCAATTGGTGGCTCAGAAGAGCTCCAGATGCAGATTTATATTTAATGCcattaaatataaacacattctccttccctcccccgtGCAGCCACATTAGTCTGCCTACGGTGAATCAAAATCAACAAAATGACCGATATTATCCTCAGCTTGTTCTGGATTAGGCTCTGGATGTTTCAGTAGGAATCTTGGCAGCCACAGAgccgcctcctcttccccccttgtGATGCCGCAAAGCAGGCAAACACCAGCTGCTGGCTCGCGGCTGAGCCCCAACAGCGCCACAGCACTGGAGCAGATTAATCCGTTGTGGCAGAACTCGATATAGTGGGTGTATAATGATTTCACCCAGTGAAAGCTGGGTGAGATTTTTACACGCAGTGACATAATGGTGCAGTAATGAGATTATTAACAGCAGCAAATTTCATCTCTtcttctgaggggaaaaataaagtgcTTGATTTGACCCATCCCCcaacatgttttttcttcttcaagtaaAATAAAGTGCAACTTTGACGTTCCTTTCGTTTTATAGGAACATGTTACACGTTACATATGTAGGCTAGTGCAATCATAGGCAGACTGCTAAAAAAGGGAATACCTTTAGATTTTTAGTTAAAATGTAAGGTCTTCATACCCATAGAAGGATGATGGCACCAAGTTAGTCAGAAAGAGCTACAAAACATGAAATTGTAAGGAAATGTAGATCTAAAAGCCATTAGCCCAAACAGCCCGGAGTTTGAGAGAAGCAGTTTCAAGCCTTGctaggaaaatgagaaagcttACTTTTTAGTTGTACTTGATTTTAAGCACCAGCGTTGCGTGTTCTTGTGTACTGTAGTGCCATTTGCACATCCAAAAATACCGGCGATTGCCCGCGGCCTGCACCACCGCAGCACAGCAGTCACCTAACATGTCAGGGTTAAATTAGGCAATAAGGATGAAAACAAGTTATTTTGTAATGTTTATAGTCTCATTTACATGTACTTTTTACATGTCTTTGTAGACATAGTCTGTCAGACCAAAATACTGTATATTTTGTGTTGTTGGTCTGCAAACAAAGTCTTGCTCAGGCCAGTTTTAGTTTCCTCTGCTGTATAACATCTTTCTGAAAGGTAATTTGTGGGATAATCAGGATGAGAAACATATTTTAGTActaaacatgttttcaaatttGGTACTCTGCAGTCAACagaatgaatttttcattttattttttccttaaacacaAGCTGCTTCAGGGTAAAATAAGCAAAACGTTTATGGATAGCAAACCATTTAAAACCCACCCAGTGGAAGCCACCCCGTGAGATAAACAGCTCccccagctcagagcagctcACGTGAGAAGAGTCGGTTCTAAGGAAAAAAGCAACTTACACCTTCAGCCGCTTCTTCTCGGGTATCTGGGAATTTCCTGCTCTTCTTTCAGATCCTTCTTCTTGAGTCCATCTCAGCATTTTAAACATTCCTGCCTCCTGCCCAACAGCAACGCTCTCATTCTGGCCTCATGTATCACCCTTGCGCAGCACTGGTCAGAAACTCAGAAACAGGATACAAGTTGCCATGAAGAGTTTCAACCTCCTTAAAAGAGCTTGTGCCCACCGGGCTACCGTTCTCCAAGTGCAGCATGGCCCATGGCTCATCGCtcacccacagctctgctgggccTCCGCTGGTTCCCCAGGACCTGGTACATCTCCCGCCTCTTCAACATTATCCAGCCCACGGGCTGCTTCTTacttgtgtttggttttaaatgGCTGGGGGGCAACGCAGAGAGGAGGAACTGAAGCAGAAGCACTGGCCACCCTCCTCCCGCAACACACGTTCCTGCTTTTCACTATCTGATGCCTACGATTTCAATCTTCAGCAGTAAGGTGGACCAAACATTGAACAAAAGTGACTCAATTCACTCTAGACTAGCATTTCCCTGCTGAAGCACAGCCCGCTCAGACCTCCAGTGAACACCCAGGCACTCCCACGCTACAGCTTGCAGCAGGGGAGGCGATTTGCAAAGCAAAGTGCTCCTGCTACACAACAGGCAAAGCGCTGCTGCCCACACAATGTTAAATAACCCAAAGGTTTTTCAATGACTGAAAACATTCAGGTGTTCCCTCACTGCACAAAACcccagagagaaagaaagagattaaaaaccagaagattttTAAGCTGGTATTTTTATTAGAACTCTCTACATAAAGCACCTTTGCCTGCCTTTAAACTTACAGTACTTCTCTGAACATTGCTTTTCTGTTACACAGCAGCAGATGCTTCAAACTACTCCGCGTTTCTTGATTTGGACCCTGCCATCTTAACAGCTTGCACAATGGCATCTTTATCGATGCCAAACATCCGCAGGAGCTCAGCTGGCTTCCCGCTGCGAGGTACATGAGATACAGCCAAGCGATGGACCGTGATTCCAGGCTCCCCCATGACTGCAGCGCACACTGCTTCTCCAATGCCTCCTACGGGAAGAGACAGACGTCTGTTTGCTTCAACAGGCAACATACAGATCGCATGCGTATCTGATCCAAAGGTGCATGCAAATTAAACCCTCAATTCACATGCTTATGAGAAACATCAGTCACAACATATGACTGAGGTGCCCatttgtgaaatgaaaacaattccCTATTTCAAAGGCATTCTGAGGACAACCCGCCTGACATTTCTGAAGTACTTACAAATTGTCGGTAAGAGACAAACACCTCTAAAGGGCATAGAACTGTGCGGAAACCCTCAGCACGTCAGCATCAGCCACCGAGGGCCaggtttaaaaatatatctaGGCTGAGACGTATTTGCAAGTGTATTTAATGCACTGAAAGTCCAAATTCCCACCAATCTGCCCAGCATTTAAGAGCTCCATCTTTTCACAATGCCTGTACACGccgctcggcacctctctgagttACGTAGTGTATTCACAACCTTCGCTTAGAGTTCAGCGCAGACTGAATCACCATCAGTCACAGGGACAAAGGATGCAACCGGGGACTGTGTGGTGGCAGGAGAGGCACTGGAAGCAGGAGTACTAGCGACGAAGAAAACCCAGGACTAGCGTCAAGAGCATGTGCTCCGAGACCTGGCAGGAGACACCTTGGTGCTGCATCCAGGCAGGGTGTATCCAGGGCGTTTCACAACCCCGGGCATGGTGTGATTTAATCAGTCAAATTTATCCTCTGGCCAGAGGCACCTCCATGGATGTGGGCGGTAAGATCAGCCTGATGTGGGCTTGCAATGCCTTCAGGCTTGTGATGCGTGTGCACCTGACCTTCCTTGATTGCATCACACAGAGAAAGCTGTGCCAGTGTAAACTGCGTGTTCATCACCTCAGAGTGGGATGGCTTTGCCATCTTGCAAATCTACAGTAAAATATTTGTCCATAGTTGAAAGATAAGCTAGAAAATTATGAGGCTCAGTGATGCCATCACCATCCACAGTCTGGAACAAAACTAGGGTATAACCAGCACTTATGGTGgtaattaatataatataatataataaactATAATATAAATActatctatttatatattttatatatatattatatggtTATAtaatgatattattattattaaataattgttgatgttgttgttgttatcttAACCCCCaagttttcctgcttttattttccctttcctcttccccctctagGACTGGGGGACACACATGTGTGCGAGCGGCTGTATGGTGTTCAGCTGCCCATTGGGGTCAACCTA
This genomic window contains:
- the TMEM40 gene encoding transmembrane protein 40 isoform X1, whose amino-acid sequence is MACWGQRCAHPALGSRPTAQPSELSNDRTEEHTVSKEKYKPGPAMENLNVPFPDLTEEQQDVFQRVFTADANYLEHHEKTNQSFWESLVKYLATTDPPILKAEEKNNLLNSCRVLPGGCTACLKAIEKKGVRAMAVLYLLLKTTNPAGYRQLPSSKGKDEKLKLLKRLERNLMLSQGEKNDKSSSHESTDEDTRDSDEEDLGRQKTEGQLLGGIPAEVVPYRDSEITRREEDSIADAYDDENTHLHQCTVRWMGIRKDDEFFHFVILCFAIGALLICYYYYKDWTVSLGIGLITFASLETTGIYFGLVYRLRSVLDSFVPLIDKFRPAGMRKAA
- the TMEM40 gene encoding transmembrane protein 40 isoform X2 — its product is MENLNVPFPDLTEEQQDVFQRVFTADANYLEHHEKTNQSFWESLVKYLATTDPPILKAEEKNNLLNSCRVLPGGCTACLKAIEKKGVRAMAVLYLLLKTTNPAGYRQLPSSKGKDEKLKLLKRLERNLMLSQGEKNDKSSSHESTDEDTRDSDEEDLGRQKTEGQLLGGIPAEVVPYRDSEITRREEDSIADAYDDENTHLHQCTVRWMGIRKDDEFFHFVILCFAIGALLICYYYYKDWTVSLGIGLITFASLETTGIYFGLVYRLRSVLDSFVPLIDKFRPAGMRKAA